The following proteins are co-located in the Massilia litorea genome:
- the ligD gene encoding non-homologous end-joining DNA ligase LigD encodes MPSTAQACRRRWRAIIIPKARRISQAQGDPVVCHRNSSRPPSDAVDRTKEGLIATAQWNVIEYHTQNAFGTRYGEPDGMIFDANPGEGVSWPDIQEAALLYRHLSPSASSFDDCRTTVSHCKWRQRIGNVQVRGTLIKSATNR; translated from the coding sequence GTGCCGTCTACTGCGCAAGCCTGCAGGCGTCGATGGCGAGCTATTATTATTCCAAAAGCACGCCGAATCAGCCAAGCTCAAGGGGATCCCGTGGTATGCCACCGAAATTCCTCCCGGCCACCCTCCGATGCTGTTGATCGGACTAAAGAAGGGCTAATCGCTACGGCGCAATGGAACGTGATCGAGTACCACACGCAAAATGCCTTCGGCACCAGGTATGGCGAGCCGGACGGAATGATTTTCGACGCAAATCCGGGCGAGGGCGTGAGCTGGCCAGACATTCAGGAGGCGGCGCTACTTTATCGCCATCTGAGCCCCAGTGCGTCCTCGTTTGACGATTGCAGGACGACCGTGTCGCATTGCAAATGGCGTCAGCGCATCGGCAACGTCCAAGTCCGTGGAACGTTAATAAAGTCCGCCACGAACCGATAA
- a CDS encoding phasin family protein — translation MFSFNQSLNPALRLHLDSQLAFFNYLSQSLSGSFQSVCQANLRLSQNVIEETLSAGRRMLTSGQANGVAGTVLRDTQPSSEHMRAYQRKISSIAAGSQVDLARVIRLHGRETSHTAQALADEVARVSVEAAGRDVQ, via the coding sequence ATGTTTTCATTTAACCAATCCCTTAACCCAGCCCTGCGCTTGCACCTGGACTCGCAGCTCGCATTCTTCAACTATCTGTCGCAGTCGCTGTCGGGTTCATTTCAAAGCGTATGCCAGGCGAATCTGAGGCTCAGTCAGAATGTGATTGAGGAAACCCTTAGCGCCGGCCGGCGCATGCTGACAAGCGGGCAAGCCAACGGCGTGGCTGGCACCGTCCTGCGCGACACGCAACCGTCGTCAGAACATATGCGCGCCTATCAGCGGAAAATTTCCAGTATCGCAGCAGGGTCGCAGGTGGACCTGGCACGGGTTATCCGGCTGCACGGGCGGGAAACGTCCCATACGGCCCAGGCACTGGCGGACGAGGTAGCACGTGTTTCGGTGGAAGCAGCCGGTCGTGACGTGCAATAG
- a CDS encoding type IV pilus twitching motility protein PilT, translating to MEFHQSSQIPTLSYVENEDHPVFGTLVEQILHLLNSRLVFSDIIIHQNSPLMLRQPKGLVAVTDSPITREELEEFFEVIEPNWAERIADRAFDRSIDLHTARIRANCFTFQGKKRLGCVIRRFPKEPMPLSELGLDADAQEFARATSGLVLIIGDTCQGKSTTIASMLDEINKRRSGHIITIEDPVETLIPQRKSIITQREVGIDGDVESYYLGALDALRERPDVIMIGEIRDAQTAQEALALAESGPLVLATLHARSTEMGLQKMLRLLGNSDAQAQALAHALRGVLCQALLPSVEGNRYHLATECLTPSATVARLIEEGDLGALREHMNSGRDPGCHTMNSSLERLLSSHKIGVEDARAATTDRVGFADLV from the coding sequence ATGGAATTCCACCAGTCCTCGCAAATCCCTACGCTGTCGTATGTCGAAAACGAAGACCACCCGGTCTTCGGCACCCTGGTCGAGCAGATCCTGCACCTGCTGAACTCGCGCCTGGTGTTTTCCGACATCATCATCCACCAGAACAGCCCGCTGATGCTGCGCCAGCCGAAAGGCCTGGTGGCGGTCACGGATTCGCCGATCACGCGCGAGGAGCTGGAGGAATTTTTTGAAGTCATCGAGCCGAACTGGGCCGAGCGCATCGCCGACCGCGCCTTCGACCGCTCGATCGACCTGCATACGGCGCGCATCCGCGCCAACTGTTTTACTTTCCAGGGCAAGAAGCGCCTGGGCTGCGTGATCCGCCGCTTCCCGAAGGAACCGATGCCCCTCAGCGAACTCGGTCTCGACGCCGACGCCCAGGAATTCGCGCGCGCCACCAGTGGCCTGGTGTTGATCATCGGCGACACCTGCCAGGGCAAGTCGACCACGATCGCGTCGATGCTCGACGAAATCAACAAGCGCCGCTCGGGCCACATCATCACCATCGAGGACCCGGTCGAAACCCTGATTCCGCAACGTAAATCGATCATCACCCAGCGCGAAGTCGGCATCGACGGCGACGTCGAAAGCTACTACCTGGGCGCGCTCGACGCCCTGCGCGAGCGCCCGGACGTGATCATGATCGGCGAGATCCGCGACGCCCAGACGGCGCAGGAAGCCCTGGCCCTGGCGGAATCCGGCCCGCTGGTGCTGGCGACCCTGCATGCGCGCTCGACCGAGATGGGCCTGCAGAAGATGCTGCGCCTGCTCGGCAATTCGGACGCCCAGGCCCAGGCGCTGGCGCACGCCCTGCGCGGCGTACTGTGCCAGGCGCTGCTGCCGTCCGTCGAGGGCAACCGCTACCACCTGGCGACCGAATGCCTGACCCCGAGCGCCACGGTGGCGCGCCTGATCGAGGAGGGCGACCTCGGCGCCCTGCGCGAGCACATGAACAGCGGGCGCGATCCCGGCTGCCACACGATGAACAGCTCGCTCGAGCGCCTGCTGTCGAGCCACAAGATCGGCGTCGAGGATGCGCGCGCGGCGACCACGGATCGCGTGGGCTTTGCCGACCTGGTCTAG